A part of Nicotiana tomentosiformis unplaced genomic scaffold, ASM39032v3 Un00022, whole genome shotgun sequence genomic DNA contains:
- the LOC138903839 gene encoding uncharacterized protein has protein sequence MKSFIIKIDERLDAHGATIKELGTDLCNMERQVRQIANILSERIPGTLPADAEKNPKETVIVVTLIITQVLKDPTPVQKEVIPEKESGEVLKIEDGKKKKDILRQVNVNMPFTEVLSQMQAYAKFLKEILTKKRNIEETSVVKLTEHCSAIIQNKLLKKFGDPGSFTIPCSLGTLDFDKSLCDSGASMNLMPLLIYRKL, from the exons ATGAAGTCTTTCATTATAAAGATtgatgagagattagatgctcatggtgcaaCTATTAAAGAACTTGGAACAGATTTGTGTAACATGGAGAGACAAGTGCGACAAATTGCAAATATATTGTCTGAAAGAATCCCAGGTACTCTGCCAGCTGATGctgaaaagaatcccaaagaaacggTAATTGTTGTGACCTTGATAATAACGCAAGTattgaaagatcccactccagTCCAAAAAGAGGTAATAccagaaaaagaaagtggggaggtgctgaaaattgaagatggtaagaagaagaaag aTATACTGAGACAAGTTAATGTAAACATGCCATTCACcgaagttctctcacaaatgcaagcttatgcaaagttcttgaaggagatccttacaaagaagaggaatatAGAAGAGACATCGGTAGTCAAGCTGACAGAGCATTGTAGTGCAATCATTCAAAACAAACTCCTAAAAAAGtttggagatccagggagttttactataccttgctctttaggcactcttgactttgataaatctttatgtgattctggtgcttcAATGAATCTAATGCCTTTGTTAATTTATAGGAAACTATag